The Mauremys mutica isolate MM-2020 ecotype Southern chromosome 20, ASM2049712v1, whole genome shotgun sequence genome contains the following window.
CTTGTAGGAGCGGATGAAGCGGACGAAGACAGGGAAGAACACAGAGGGGGGCATCGTCTTGGGGCTCTCGCCGAAGTAGCGCACGACCGTGTTGTAGGCGTCCTGCCAAACAGGATCTTAGCAAACTCCACACACCTCCCAGCCCGCAAGGCGCATCCCTACGCCAGCCAGATGGCCAGAATTTCAAATGCTGTGACGTGCAAAATACCATCCGGTCCCACATGGGACGTGCACACAGTTCTGGTGCACAGCGCGTGTGCACAGCCCCCGCCTGGCTGCACGCTGGATGTGCACGCGGGTCTGGTGCACAGCGCGTGTGCACAGCCCCCGCCTGGCTGCACGCTGGATGTGCACGCGGGTCTGGTGCACAGCGCGTGTGCACAGCCCCCGCCTGGCTGCACGCTGGATGTGCACGCGGGTCTGGTGCACAGCGCGTGTGCACAGCCCCCGCCTGGCTGCACGCTGGATGTGCACGCGGGTCTGGTGCACAGCGCGTGTGCACAGCCCCCGCCTGGCTGCACGCTGGATGTGCACGCGGGTCTGGTGCACAGCGCGTGTGCACAGCCCCCGCCTGGCTGCACGCTGGATGTGCACGCGGGTCTGGTGCACAGCGCGTGTGCACAGCCCCCGCCTGGCTGCACGCTGGATGTGCACGCGGGTCTGGTGCACAGCGCGTGTGCACAGCCCCCGCCTGGCTGCACGCTGGATGTGCACGCGGGTCTGGTGCACAGCGCGTGTGCACAGCCCCCGCCTGGCTGCACGCTGGATGTGCACGCGGGTCTGGTGCACAGCGCGTGTGCACAGCCCCCGCCTGGCTGCACGCTGGATGTGCACGCGGTTCTGGTGCACAGCGCGTGTGCACAGCCCCCGCCTGGCTGCACGCTGGATGTGCACGCGGGTCTGGTGCACAGCGCGTGTGCACAGCCCCCGCCTGGCTGCACGCTGGATGTGCACGCGGTTCTGGTGCACAGCGCGTGTGCACAGCCCCCGCCTGGCTGCACGCTGGATGTGCACGCGGTTCTGGTGCACAGCGCGTGTGCACAGCCCCCGCCTGGCTGCACGCTGGATGTGCCCGCGAGTCTGGTGCACAGCGCGTGTGCACAGCTCCCGCCTGGCTGCACGCTGGATGTGCACGCGGTTCTGGTGCACAGCGCGTGTGCACAGCTCCCGCCTGGCTGCACGCTGGATGTGCCCGCGAGTCTGGTGCACAGCGCACATCCAGCCACACGCTGGCACACAGGTCTGCCCCAAGAGCATTTCTTAGCGCCTGCTTTTTAGTCACGAGTCCCACAACTCAACCGACAGGCCCGGGGCGTAAGAAGGGGCTCGCCCCAGGCCCTGCttcagcctggggccctgagctcgCGGGGTGCTTGTGGGGCCAGAGGAGGAGTCGGGGGGAGAACCCCatgcctgggctgctgctgctcactCCATAGCTGCTCTGGTACAATCCCAGCCCCTGCAAGGGAAAGGAGACCCCCCGAGACAGATCCTGCCGCTGGGACCCTGGCAGGATGCTCTGCCCTGCTGCACTGGGCCAGCCGCCGGAGAGCAGTGCCCCCCTGAGctgtcccgccccgcccccagcctcccccaccccctcacctccgCTGTCTTGGCGTCCTTCTGCAGCTTCTCCAGCCGGCCTTCGCTGGCGCCCAGGAAGCTGCGCAGGACGCTGCTGTCGTGAATGCTGCACTCCCGCCGGATCAGGTCCATGCCGCGCCCCAGCTCCTTTACGTCCAGCAGCACGTTCTCCAGGGACACtgcggggcggggagcggggggggtcaggggaagagacccccccctctgctcggggacatgctgctgggggcggggctctggctaACGGGGGGGCAGCCCCCCGACAGGGACAGGAGGGGCTCGGCGGCCAGGGGAAGGGAGAGCTTTAACCCTCGGGAAAGCCACACGTCCCCCTTGATCGGCCCATGGCGGGCTCAGCCGCTGGAGCGTTCCCGGGCCCGGTgggggcggccagggctgggCCCGGCCGGCGGGAAGCAGGGCGAGCTGcagagccctgtggggctggctccagggcccAGGGATGGAGCCCCGAGGCTCCCCAgccactgggggggcagggcagctgctcTACCTGCTGCTGCCTTCTCCACGAAGTGCAGCTCCTGCCAGAAGGTGGCCAGGTCCGGGTACTTCTCCCGCACGGTCAGCGCGATGAAGTGCAGCAGCGTCAGCTTCCGGTCTGTCGACTTGGTGTCCAGCAGCTtcggagaggggagcagagcgagggggggggggtcagggctgtggtgggggggtgcatggggccTCGCTGGCTTGCACCTGCGCATGTACACGTGCAAATATACACACGTGGAAGTAACTGCACAAACATGCACCTTGTGTACAAAGCGTGAGCGCACTAGGGTGCGTGCACAGATCGGCGTCCGTGCACGTGCACGGGTGTGCACGGCCAGCAGCCTCGACACGCAAGCGGCCCAAAGGCTCCTTACCAGGTCCAGACTCTGCAGCTTGAAGCCGTAGACGCAGCCGCGTTTGCTGCTGTTCATGTAGTTGCCCAGGGCCAGGATAATCTGCAGAGGGACCCGCAGGGCAGGGTCAGAGACACGAAACCAGCcgccagccagagcctgcaggcAGCCCCCGCGTCCCTTCCCACCTCCTAGCCCAGAGCAGCCTCCTGCCTCAAGCGTCAGCTGCCAAGGGGAAGCCAGGACTCGGGTTCCCTTCCCAACATGCCAAGTGAGTCAGCCCCTGTGCCTCAccttccccgtctgtaaaatgggcctagctcccagctcccttccctgctgCAGTCACCCAGCCGGGCTCACACCTCGTCTCCGTGGCCCCTAACCCAGCTCACTGCCCAGGTTCTAGTCcgagcacctgcctggggctcccACCGGCCGTCCCCCCAGCAAGGAGCAGCTGGCAGGTCGGGCAGCGCCAGGCTACAGAGAGAAGCCTAAATCCCCAGGGACCTCCCGGCAGCCACGCCTCTGGCTCCTGTTCTACCTGCTGAGCAGTCCCGggccagcgccagggacaaccccctgcacccccctcccgccGCAGAGTGGGGCCGGCCACGCACCGGGGACACCCCCAGGCCCCCCCTCCCGCCGCAGAGAGTGGGGCCGGCCACGCACCAGGGACACAGGgatgccccagtgcccccccctccccgccgcagGGAGCGAGGCCGGCCACGCACCAGggacacccctctgccccagcccccccccgccgccgcaggGAGCGAGGCCGGACACGCACCAGGGACACAGGGacgccccagtgccccccccgccGCAGGGAGCGAGGCCGGCCACGCACCAGggacacccctctgccccagccccccccgccgcagGGAGCGAGGCCGGCCATGCGCCAGggacacccctctgccccaggcccccccccgccgcagggaGCGAGGCCGGCCACGCACCAGGGACACCCCCGGGCCCCCCCCTGCCGCAGGGAGCGAGGCCGGCCACGCACCAGGGACACCCCTCTGTCCCAGGCCCCCCGTCCCGCCGCAGGGAGCGGGGCCAGCCACGCGCCGGGGATACCCCCGGGCCCCCCGTCCCGCCGCAGGGAGCGGGGCCGGCCACGCGCCGGggacacccctctgccccaggccccccgtCCCGCCGCAGGGAGCGGGGCCGGCCACGCGCCGGGGACAGCCCCGGGCCCCCCGTCCCGCCGCAGGGAGCGGGGCCGGCCCCGCGCCGGGGACACCCCCGGGCCCCCCGTCCCGCCGCAGGGAGCGGGGCCGGCCAAGTGCCCGCTCACCTCCAGCACGTGCTTCAGCTTCTGAGACGCCTTGACGGAGGCCGAGGCAGCGATGACGGCGTTGAGTTGctggaggggcaggagagggacCAAATCACCGAGCGTCACGTCCGCTACCCCggtcttggggggcgggggcagcacatgCCCTTCGGTGCACCCCAGGGGCGGGAGCCAGCGGAGGTTTAACTGGCCCCCAGGACCTGGTGCCATCAATGGCCCGACGCAGCAATGGGGCATCACCGACGAGCCCAACCCCTGGCCCTCCCCTCCCTCGCCTTGGCGGTCGAATCCTCAGTTCCCATAGCCAGGTCCCCGGGCACAGGACTCGGGCCGCTCTAGGGCGGAGCTCGTGGCCAGCCCAGGGCGAGGCTCAtggcagggccaggggctgggctccAGCGTGTGGCATGGCCAGCCCAAGGCCAGGCTCCAGCGTGGGGCTCGGGCCGCTCTAGGGCGGAGCTCGTGGCcagcccagggccagggccaggggccaGGCTCCAGCGTGGGGCTCGGGCCGCTCTAGGGCGGAGCTCGTGGCCAGCCCAGGCCCAGGGCCAGGCTCCAGCGTGGGGCTCGGGCCGCTCTAGGGCGGAGCTCGTGGCCAGCCCAGGGCCTCGCTCTAGGGCGGAGCTCGTGGCCAGCCCAGGGCCAGGCTCCAGCGTGGGGCTCGGGCCGCTCTAGGGCGGAGCTCATGGCAGGGCCAGGGGCCGGGCTCCAGCGTGGGGCTCGGGCCGCTCTAGGGCGGAGCTCgtggcagggccagggccaggctccaGCGTGGGGCTCGGGCCGCTCTAGGGCGGAGCTCGTGGCCAGCCCAGGGCCAGGCTCCAGCGTGGGGCTCGGGCCGCTCTAGGGCGGAGCTCGTGgccgggccagggccagggccagggccaggctccaGCGTGGGGCTCGGGCCGCTCTAGGGCGGAGCTCGTGgccgggccagggccaggctccaGCGTGGGGCTCGGGCCGCTCTAGGGCGGAGCTCatggcagggccagggccaggggccgggctccagcgggggggggcagggcccgtaCCGGCGTCAGCAGCTGGAGGTTCTCGTGGAAGTTGCCCAGGAACGCCATGATGGCCATGCGCTGCGCCAGGCGCTCCACCTTGCTGAAGTGCAGCATGAACCGGTCCTCGTCCGCCAGCTCCTCCAGCGGCTTGCGCTCCCTCTCGTACTGCCGCAGCAGCTTCGCCTCCGCCTCCGTGGGCAGGAACCGCATCAGGCACTCCACGAAGTCCACCGGCAGCGTCTGCAGGTCAAACCTGCCGGCCGGGCGGGACCCGTCAGCGCgcggggggcagggccgcccccaccccgccagcccagggccgggcgcagctccggggcagtcaggggagacGCCCTCCCATTTACCCTCCCCGTACCCGCTGCAAAGCCGCCTGCtctcccctggggctgggggcgctgccggggcccctccctcccccggcctGGGGGGGCACTGGGTGTGAGAGGCTCCTGCAAAGCACTGGAGCCCGGGGAGGGGATTCCAGCCCCCGCGTTCCCAGAGGCCGAgcctccggctgggggtgcaaaGCAGGGGCTCGCCCGGGGGCACCTACGTGTGGATGGCTCTGCAGATCTCCTCGGCGCTGCGGCCTGCCTTGCGCAGCGTGATGGCCAGGTTCTTCGCCCGGTTGGCCTCCAGCAGCGTCACCTTGCTGGCCGCCTTGTGCGAGGCCTTGTTCTTGGCGCAGACCAGCTCCATGGCCGGGCCCTGAGCTTTGGTTTTGAAGAGCTCCTCGAACTTGTCCAGGTCCAGGTCCTGGCGGGGAGCGGGGAGAGCGTCACCCggcaggccctgccccacggctcccagccaggctgggcaCCCGAACCAGGGACACCACTGCCACACCGGCCACGCGACCTGCCAGCTAGGCCTGGGGGGACCCCGCCCCGGGAGCTCCCTGGGGATCCCTGCAGAatgggggggcagcaccccgcTAGGGACTGCTCACTGCCAGCCCCGGGGGACCCCCCGCTAGGGACTGCTCACTGCCATCCCCGGGGGACCCCCCGCTAGGGACTGCTCACTGCCAGCCCCGGGGGCCCCCCCGCTAGGGACTGCTCCCTGCCAGCCCCGGGGGCCCCCCCGCTAGGGActgctccctgccagccccaggggaCCCCCCCGCTAGGGACTGCTCACTGCCTCCCTGGGGGACCCACGGACGGGACCCCCCGCTAGGGACTGCtcactgccagccccagccccagcgcacCGCTGCCCCCAGGACGGCAGGAGCACCCTGGCCCCGGCTCCGTGAGCTCCACTCCCGCTCCCACCGGGACGAGGCCCCCGGCCCTGCGCCCACCTCCAGGATCCTCTCGTCGTCCAGCTCACTGAAGACGGTGCCGCTGATCTGGTTGGGTTTCAGGGCTGTCCAGTTAAAGACGGGCAGGCGGAACTTGGTCTTGATGGGCTTCTTTATCCGGATGGCTGGGGACAAGGGGACAGGGAGGGCGTGAAACCGCCTCGCTCGCAGCAGGCCCACAGGGCCGGTCTGTGGCCGGCTGCACCGGTGGGCTGGGGGCCGtgcccctctctcctgccctctctgcccaggctgtggGCTCCCTCCATGGGTCAACTGTGTAGCTGATgggccttaatgggccatcaagcaggctaggcagagctaacaccaccAGAAACAGCACAAATTTGTAAAACAgccagtacagagccaatacctataacttcaactacaaaatgatacagacatatagacccCATAATCATacccagcaacccagaacctggtcctAGACACCTTATAtcaccccctttacataagatctggtgccactacaggactttggttgcaaccatgttctatatggtcccagattatatcaataacgtcacagaccCCCTCCCCAATGGGACCCCCTGTCTATCCCATgggagaccccctccccacctgccctaTGGGAGATCCTCCCCGCCTAACCTACGGGAGACCCCTCCCCGCCTGTCCCACAGGAGACCCCCTCCCCAATgggccccccccgcctgccccatgGGAGACTCCCCCTGGagacctccctccctgcctgccccatggGACACCCCCCCCACTGGCCCCGGGACCAGCACTCCGTTGTCGCCGCGCCCTAACAGGGACCCTTCCTACCTGACAACCCCACGGTGAGGATGACGGAAGGCGAGGCCCCAGGCagcggaggggcaggggggcacttgtctgtggggagagagggagaggatgaGGTGCTGGCTGCTCCGGGGGCACCTGGCAGCAATCTCAGGGCACGGGCTGAGCTTACCTGGCAGTGGCGGGGCCGGcgggggcacagggggtgggggaggtgggggcgggggggcagcctcCACAGGAGGCAGAGCCGGGAGGCAGATGTCGTAGTCGGGGACGTCTCCTTCACCCTCCAGGGACGGCAGCAGGTCgccccccggctccccgggctggcaggggccgcAGTGCCGCCGGAAAGCCGCCTCCTTCTCCTTGATGATCCTGCGCAGCGTGTGCACCTGGTGAGTCGTGCTCTCGAAGGTCTCCTGTACCCGCAGACGGGGGCGGTTAGGGCTGCGTCCCCCCCACGAGCCAGATCCCGGCCCCCACGTCCGGaggggccctgagccccagagCCCCGGCTCCCAGAGCTCGGCATGGAAAGGGGGCCGGGCCGACGGATGTTCCCACcagcccccccgctgctccccagcCCGCTGGGCGTCTCCGCAGGTGGACACGGGCTGGGACGGGAGCACCCTTGGCTCATGGCAGACGAAaggctcagggccccattgcTGAGCTGCTCGGCCAtccccccggccccgcgttccctgGCCCGATCCTGCCCCACACCTTGACCAGCTCCAGCTCTTTCTCTCGCTGCAGTAGCTGCTTCTCCAACTCCGCCACGCGCATCACGTTCTCGTTCTCCAGATCCAGCAGCTTCTCCGTCAACTGCAGAAAGAGCACGAGGCAGCTGGTAccgggggcacagggcagagctAGGAGCTGCCGTACACCGTCTGCTGGGTCTGCCAGGACCCAACgggcagccccacacccccagcacaAACAGAAAGTgaagccccctcccgccccatggaatctgccccccgcccctgtgACTCCTGGGGGAAGTCTGATGTTCCCAGCCACCCAGGGAAGAACCTCTGCAGAATCCCCTCGAGGGTGATGGCCGAGAGCACCCCACACCCCGGCCCTGACCCCCGGCGCCGGTTCCAGCCAGACCCATCGGCCCAGGCAATCCGCAGATGTGAACGCAGACGTGGGAGTTGGAGTCGCCCCCTCCCGGTGCTGCCGGCACCCTGCTGGGAGACGGCACGCAGGCCTGGCCGGGTgcagaggctggggtggggacCCAGCCCGTGGTGCAGACGGGCCGAGATGCCTACGTGGGAGACgtgctcctccagctcctccactTTCTCCAGCGCCACATTCTTGGTCTCCGCGtcctccagcagcccccccacgTCGAAGACGTTGTCCAGGTAGGCCTGGATCTGCACCTGCAGCTTCTCGCTCTCCGTGTGCCGCGACTTCTGTGGGGGGGAACTCGGCGTCAGGGCAGCAGAACACCGTCCGCCCAGCCGTCTCCCTTCCCCTTGGCAGGCCGCCTGCCAGCTTAGAGCGCCCGCTTCTCCCCAGCGGCACGGTCCCCTGCCGCTGCCTTCCTCTCGCGTCGCCCATCCCCATGtcacagagagggaaactgaggcccggtGAGGCTGGAGAGGGAGGGCGGCTGCCCTGCGTGAGCCTGGgggagtcacttcccctctctctggGCCTAAGGATCCTACTGGGGGCAAGAGCAGGCCTGGGGGGCAgatcccccccacctctgcctatTGCGCCTCGCTCTGAAGCAGCCGGTGCTGGGCCCCGGGGGGGACTGATGCAGCCTGGCCACGTGTCTGTCTCCTCCATGCTACTGGGGGGCCTCAGGCTACCGCGATGCACCGGACAGAGGAGGATCTGGGGTCTTAGTGCTCCCGGCTCTACCTGCAGGAACTCCTCCAGGCCCAGCTTGGTGAATTCGTACTGCAGGTGCACCCGGAAATTCATGTCCTCCACCGAGTGCACCACAATGTTGATGAACTGCATGCAGGCCACCTGCAAGGGAGGGGGGGAGTCACCGTAGGGAATGGGGGGGCAGGATACCCACACCATCCAGCTGGccttcgggggtgggggtggggtcactgggtgggtctgggatccaggcaccagctgaccgGCCTGGGGGAGCGGGGATTGATCACTGGGTctgggatccaggcaccagccagcCGGCCTCTGGGGGACAGGGGGTCTCTGGGTctgggatccaggcaccagccggCCGGCCTCTGGGGAACAGGGGGTCTCTGGGTCCgggatccaggcaccagccagccggcctgggggggcagggatggatcactgggtctgggatccaggcaccagccagcCGGCCTCTGGGGGACAGGGGGTCTCTGGGTCCGGGATCTATACACCAGCCGGCCTTCGGGGGCAGGAGtcatgggggcaggatccaggcaccagccgcCCGGCTTTTGGGGGACAGGGGATCTCTGGGTctgggatccaggcaccagccggccggcctgggggggcggggggtgtgtgtgtgtgtcactgggtCTGGGATCCAGGCACCAACCAGCCTTCGGGGGCCAGGGGGGGTCTCTGGCTCTGGGATCCTGGCACCAGCTGACcggcctgggggggcggggatggatcactgggtctgggatccaggcaccagccagcCGCCCTtcggggcaggagtcctgggggcgGGATCCAGGCCTGCATGGGCAGCTGTTCTCCAGTGCCTTGGCTGCCAGGCACTTGCTGGAGCCCCGCTGGGAGGGCAGCGCTGGCCCCACGCTCCCCAGGTGGGGGCTACCCCCGACTGCTCACCATGAAATCGATGTTGCTGTCCTCGTTCCGGAAATAGCCCATGAGCTTCTCAAAGCGGTGCGTCTCTTTGCAGACCTGCAAGGCGCCCGCAGACGGGTTACCGCCGTACGCACACAGCTCTCCCTAGCCCCTGTGCCCATCCCCCCGGCATCGGGGCACGGGCTGCTCTCCTGTCGGATTAACCCCGGGAtcccagggcagctgctcttTGCTGCAATGGGCTGGACAGAGCACCCTGGCCCCATTGCAGCCTAGAGATGGGGCAGCCCATCCCCCAACAGCCAGGCTAAGCGctggccccagtctctgccccacaATGCCCGTCCCAGCCCCCGCAGCTCCTGGCGGCAGGGCCGGGCTCACCTCTTTGAAGTTGTCGAAGGCAGCGAGAATGATTTCGTGGCCTCCCCTCACCAGGCAGACAGCCGCCAGCAGCTCCAGCACCAGGGCCTTGGTCCTAGGGGACGACCAACGGGCTCAGTgactcaccccccacccacaaGCCCTGCCCTGCCGGGACAGAGCCCAGCCAGGATCCTGCACCGGGGGCTCCTCTCTCTGCCCGGGCTGACtcccaggctggggacaggggctgggatgAGAGTCCCAGAGAGCCCAGGCGGGTGCCAGGTTCCCGCTACCCTGACCTGGCGGGGATCGGGAAGTCCAGTGTCTGCCAGTTGCTGCAGGCACCGTCCCACGGGGCCTGGACTGAGACccatcaaactcatttcacactctggccacccagctgCCGATAAGGCCTGGGCTGGATGGGAGCCAGCCGCCTGGAGGGGAAAGGTTCTGTCACCCAGCAGCTTTCTGCTCCGGTCTGTAATCCCCACGctctcccccggcccggccccgctcctCGCTGAGACAGGCCCAGGGAGGGTTCTCGTCCCCGGCGGGGAACCAGGGAGGGGACGCAGGGAACGGGACCCCGATCTGCTGCCGCTCTGCCCGGGGAAGGGAGCGGCACCAGCGCCTTACCTGGGGTTCTTGTTATTCAGGCTGAGCGCGATCTCATTAACGGCGTGGGGATGGGACATCACCAGGTTGAAGCCGTActgaggagggagggaaaggcaCAGAGCGGGGCGCTAGCCACAGCAGGATGGGCAGGAACGGAGGTCCGGGGGAGGTGGGGTTCCCATCCCCGACACACAGCCCACCCCCTTTGCTGCTGGGAAGCAGAGGCTCctccagagctgcaggaggaCGTGCTGGGTTTCATCCGGAGCAGCCCGTGGGCTCTAACCAGCTATCCGTGCCCTCCCCGCTTGCTCAGAGAtgtcattttttctctctcctataaAATTCCCCAAGTTCACATTTTTTGCACCAGGGGAAACTCCAAGCCAGGTGCTACCTGCTGCCCGGTTCCAAATTATGTAACAGCTGCTACAGCCGCGCCTCGCAGGAGAAACTGCCGGAGTCTGGGAGTTACgcaccctcctgcttcagggcagcTGCAGCGATTGGGGGTCAGGAGACCCCATTGCCCCCCTGCAGGgattcctgccccttcccctggggaCAGGTGCAGGGGCTCGACACAGGCCAACGGCAGGGGCAGTAGCCGCTGAGGAGGAAGCCCCATGTCCCCTCCGTCGCCCCCAAGTCCGTGGTAGGTGCCGGGTACCTGGTAGTTCATGATGGCCCGCAGGCACATGATGCAGACGTGGACGTCGTCCTTCTGGCTCACCAGCCGCGAGTTCTTCAGAGCCTTCCTGCTGGGCAAAGTGCTGCAGCTGCCAAAGACATGGCAGCCTGCGGTCAGCGAGCCCTGGAAGGGGCTGCCTGGCGacctctgagccgggcaccgcCAGAGCACGCGAGCTCCTGAGACTCTGACTCTGGCAGCGTCCGGGGGCTGAAACCCGACCAAGCACCTCTgagcctct
Protein-coding sequences here:
- the FMNL3 gene encoding formin-like protein 3 isoform X3, whose translation is MNLPPDKARLLRQYDNEKKWDLICDQERFQVKNPPHTYIQKLQTFLDPGVTRKKFRRRVQESTKVLRELEISLRTNHIGWVREFLNDENKGLDVLVEYLSFAQCAVMFDFEGLESGEDGALEKLKSWSRSIEDLQHPITLSAPFTNSLARSARQSALRCSTLPSRKALKNSRLVSQKDDVHVCIMCLRAIMNYQYGFNLVMSHPHAVNEIALSLNNKNPRTKALVLELLAAVCLVRGGHEIILAAFDNFKEVCKETHRFEKLMGYFRNEDSNIDFMVACMQFINIVVHSVEDMNFRVHLQYEFTKLGLEEFLQKSRHTESEKLQVQIQAYLDNVFDVGGLLEDAETKNVALEKVEELEEHVSHLTEKLLDLENENVMRVAELEKQLLQREKELELVKETFESTTHQVHTLRRIIKEKEAAFRRHCGPCQPGEPGGDLLPSLEGEGDVPDYDICLPALPPVEAAPPPPPPPPPVPPPAPPLPDKCPPAPPLPGASPSVILTVGLSAIRIKKPIKTKFRLPVFNWTALKPNQISGTVFSELDDERILEDLDLDKFEELFKTKAQGPAMELVCAKNKASHKAASKVTLLEANRAKNLAITLRKAGRSAEEICRAIHTFDLQTLPVDFVECLMRFLPTEAEAKLLRQYERERKPLEELADEDRFMLHFSKVERLAQRMAIMAFLGNFHENLQLLTPQLNAVIAASASVKASQKLKHVLEIILALGNYMNSSKRGCVYGFKLQSLDLLLDTKSTDRKLTLLHFIALTVREKYPDLATFWQELHFVEKAAAVSLENVLLDVKELGRGMDLIRRECSIHDSSVLRSFLGASEGRLEKLQKDAKTAEDAYNTVVRYFGESPKTMPPSVFFPVFVRFIRSYKDAEQENEQRKKQEEVLREKMLAQEAKKLEKRNKWQQQELIAELRRRQAKEHRPVYEGKDGTIEDIITDLHSRPLRRANAASRSLDPSAGTLPRGLCPAPAAPCPDSALKDQRDLGRGWLCALGSALERQY
- the FMNL3 gene encoding formin-like protein 3 isoform X7, whose amino-acid sequence is MCLRAIMNYQYGFNLVMSHPHAVNEIALSLNNKNPRTKALVLELLAAVCLVRGGHEIILAAFDNFKEVCKETHRFEKLMGYFRNEDSNIDFMVACMQFINIVVHSVEDMNFRVHLQYEFTKLGLEEFLQKSRHTESEKLQVQIQAYLDNVFDVGGLLEDAETKNVALEKVEELEEHVSHLTEKLLDLENENVMRVAELEKQLLQREKELELVKETFESTTHQVHTLRRIIKEKEAAFRRHCGPCQPGEPGGDLLPSLEGEGDVPDYDICLPALPPVEAAPPPPPPPPPVPPPAPPLPDKCPPAPPLPGASPSVILTVGLSAIRIKKPIKTKFRLPVFNWTALKPNQISGTVFSELDDERILEDLDLDKFEELFKTKAQGPAMELVCAKNKASHKAASKVTLLEANRAKNLAITLRKAGRSAEEICRAIHTFDLQTLPVDFVECLMRFLPTEAEAKLLRQYERERKPLEELADEDRFMLHFSKVERLAQRMAIMAFLGNFHENLQLLTPQLNAVIAASASVKASQKLKHVLEIILALGNYMNSSKRGCVYGFKLQSLDLLLDTKSTDRKLTLLHFIALTVREKYPDLATFWQELHFVEKAAAVSLENVLLDVKELGRGMDLIRRECSIHDSSVLRSFLGASEGRLEKLQKDAKTAEDAYNTVVRYFGESPKTMPPSVFFPVFVRFIRSYKDAEQENEQRKKQEEVLREKMLAQEAKKLEKRNKWQQQELIAELRRRQAKEHRPVYEGKDGTIEDIITDLHSRPLRRANAASRSLDPSAGTLPRGLCPAPAAPCPDSALKDQRDLGRGWLCALGSALERQY
- the FMNL3 gene encoding formin-like protein 3 isoform X2 encodes the protein MGNVESADGEPLPRSPGGAPLGGSGLLPPGKMPMPEPCELEERFALVLSSMNLPPDKARLLRQYDNEKKWDLICDQERFQVKNPPHTYIQKLQTFLDPGVTRKKFRRRVQESTKVLRELEISLRTNHIGWVREFLNDENKGLDVLVEYLSFAQCAVMFDFEGLESGEDGALEKLKSWSRSIEDLQHPITLSAPFTNSLARSARQSALRCSTLPSRKALKNSRLVSQKDDVHVCIMCLRAIMNYQYGFNLVMSHPHAVNEIALSLNNKNPRTKALVLELLAAVCLVRGGHEIILAAFDNFKEVCKETHRFEKLMGYFRNEDSNIDFMVACMQFINIVVHSVEDMNFRVHLQYEFTKLGLEEFLQKSRHTESEKLQVQIQAYLDNVFDVGGLLEDAETKNVALEKVEELEEHVSHLTEKLLDLENENVMRVAELEKQLLQREKELELVKETFESTTHQVHTLRRIIKEKEAAFRRHCGPCQPGEPGGDLLPSLEGEGDVPDYDICLPALPPVEAAPPPPPPPPPVPPPAPPLPDKCPPAPPLPGASPSVILTVGLSAIRIKKPIKTKFRLPVFNWTALKPNQISGTVFSELDDERILEDLDLDKFEELFKTKAQGPAMELVCAKNKASHKAASKVTLLEANRAKNLAITLRKAGRSAEEICRAIHTFDLQTLPVDFVECLMRFLPTEAEAKLLRQYERERKPLEELADEDRFMLHFSKVERLAQRMAIMAFLGNFHENLQLLTPQLNAVIAASASVKASQKLKHVLEIILALGNYMNSSKRGCVYGFKLQSLDLLLDTKSTDRKLTLLHFIALTVREKYPDLATFWQELHFVEKAAAVSLENVLLDVKELGRGMDLIRRECSIHDSSVLRSFLGASEGRLEKLQKDAKTAEDAYNTVVRYFGESPKTMPPSVFFPVFVRFIRSYKDAEQENEQRKKQEEVLREKMLAQEAKKLEKRNKWQQQELIAELRRRQAKEHRPVYEGKDGTIEDIITVLKSVPFTARSAKRGSRFFCDPSHHDESNC